Within the Aspergillus luchuensis IFO 4308 DNA, chromosome 5, nearly complete sequence genome, the region AAAAGTGTGACGGTGCCGCTCAGTTTCACTGGGCATGCCCTTGACAATCTCGTCAGGAACTTCACAATGTCGGACGTGCATTTCACCCTGCCAGATCCCTTTGCGGAACCCGATTCTCCCGAATCACAACCGACGGTATCTGCGTTGGTGAAAGTGCTCATTGGGCTGCCGAAAGAATTGGGACTTCAGTTGGATGTCCCCAGGGTCCGGGCTACTGCTGACGTGTATTACGGCGGCAATAAGCTCGGGATCCTGAACTTACGGAAATGGCAGGCTGCCAACTCGACTCTGctcgatgatgttgatggctCACCAGCGCTATACGTCGACTTCGGGATCAAGAAAGCGCCGCTTGAAGTgacggatgaagatgttTTGACTGACGTTCTTCAAGACTTGATTTTCCAAGGGAAACGGGTCAAGCTAGATGTTGCCGCCAGTGTAGATGCCGAAGTCACCACGGGGCTGGGCACTTTTGCTGTTCGTGAGATACCCGCGCAGGGTGAGATTGTGGTTAAGCGTAAGTCGTATCTAGCTGACACCCTTGCCTATCGACTGACTTTCTGTAGCCCCATACGGAGGCTCTTTGGACGAATTTAGCCCGCATATTGCATCGGTAGAGCTCGGAACTACTACTGCCTCGTCTCTGCTGGTGAAGGCTCTGGTCAACGTGACCAATCCCTCGCCGTACTCAGCATTCGTGCCATCGGTAGATTTCCTGCTTCTGTTCAATGGTTCTAGAGTCGGACATATCACGGCAAAGGATCTTACCATTACCCCGGGCGCCAATGATGGTCTCCCCGTGGACCTCACATGGAGCCCACTTGTTTTGGATGGGGAGACTGGCGTCGCTGCTGGCCGGGAGCTGCTCTCCAAGTATATTTCAGGTAAGCTCGAGagagcctcttcttccacctccgATTCCTAACCATAGTCGCAGGATACAACACAACTGTTACAGTACGGACACATGAGGGAACCATCCCGGGACTACCCAAACTCGGGAAGGCGCTGTCGAAATTAGGGCTCGAGATCCAGATTCCTCGGGTACCCGTGCCTCATGCCCCGGGTGCCGGGGACGACCCTGATGATGACCAGAAAGGGTTCATCCAAGGAGCTACGGTATTATCTACTTTCATAGATATCGTCTCAGAACATGGCATATAAACAAGCACACATTCATCACTTTATCATAAACATAACCATGACGAGGCATTTATTCATCCACGGAGCACGCGCTCCGTTCAAGACAAGAGGAAGACTAACTTGCGTGAGTGCTGCTACTAGATGCACCTCTGGTCTTCCACGGCCGAGTTCACACTGTCCTCACCGTTTCCTAACACCACCATTGACATCACTTCGGTTCACGCGCAGGCGTTCTACgaaggcgacgaggaagTTGGCACCATCGACTACCGTGTGCCGTTCCCCGTGCCACCGGGTATCTCAGTCACACCCCGGCTGCCCGTGGACTTAAACCTCGGCGGTATTGGCTATGATGCGCTAAAGAAGGCGCTGGGAGGCACTCTTGGATTAGATGCCGTGGCGAAGGTCGGCGTTCAGATTCAACACTATCGGGATATAGTGTTTTATCATGGCAAGAGTATCAAGGCGCGAGTCAAACTTTAGGAGTCTATTCTATTGCTCTTTTGGGTTATTGGTTTTCATAAGCGGGCTTGAATCATTTCTCATCCAATCTGAACCGGCGTTAGGAATAATAGAACAGGCGTTTTGACGTTGGGGTAATTAGGCTGTTTCTTACTTGGTTTACTGGACTGTTCGCTAGGATACGGATGACTCATTTTCAATACAGAATTGAGTATTATTGGATTTCAACGGAAAGCAATGCTATTTGTAGTCACAGTAACGCAAGATTCATATGAATTGCAACTCTGCACCGAGTACGAGCCAATCATTGAATGCGAGAATTTACAACATATTATTAGGTAGAACTTAAAAGGTTCTGCAAAAGGAAACGGATGAAGTACATTGTGGTTGTGCTTTTTACATTGCGggatatagataataataataataatatagatagataggtaaAAGCGCACGGACGAATACATTTAACCGGGGGGAAGGGTGCTGGCGTCAACAACGTCAGCGGCGTCcttctcgatctcctcgCTGGGCTCGAAGAGAGGAGACCGGGGCAGAGCCATCAGACCGGTACGGGTGGATTCGAGGACACCGAAGGGGCCGATGAGCTTCATGAAGGAGTCGATACGGGAGGGTTTGGCGGAGctatatcatatcatcaGAATCAAGAGAAGCAGGGAAAT harbors:
- a CDS encoding uncharacterized protein (COG:S;~EggNog:ENOG410PK4U;~InterPro:IPR022185;~PFAM:PF12505;~TransMembrane:1 (i92-114o)) yields the protein MAEEASRPLIEQEPRPISPHRSPTSIGKASHPPDSEPGPYELSSESTPLLVRHDDDLLGYGGTGSRRPSSVRPRSLSSSSGTLKKRRGRIRWPIFCALLTVAAVVAILIFAFIAPAAVKEYAKEAVVFKPTNVSIESATADGLQARIQGDVVLDARRVHKKPVRDIGRFVTWIGREAESGQSEVELYLPEYGNVLLGTANLPSVKVNIQNGHVNHVNFLADFVPGDFEGIHNVALDWLNGKLEKLTVRGTATLDIKSGFLSLGQQLLSDSLTIEEGDFPSLPAVNITNLNVHDAEDPGQQGAMAIDASAAVQFDSPFAVNIPPLGFEVLVPNCSPGDAPIRVAAATTRGFPVTPGQPTSVDVAGVIQGLSEDLTRVCPGMKGSPLDFLVKSYIHGDGTTVYVRGADPPSLATPGWVVDILKSVTVPLSFTGHALDNLVRNFTMSDVHFTLPDPFAEPDSPESQPTVSALVKVLIGLPKELGLQLDVPRVRATADVYYGGNKLGILNLRKWQAANSTLLDDVDGSPALYVDFGIKKAPLEVTDEDVLTDVLQDLIFQGKRVKLDVAASVDAEVTTGLGTFAVREIPAQGEIVVKPPYGGSLDEFSPHIASVELGTTTASSLLVKALVNVTNPSPYSAFVPSVDFLLLFNGSRVGHITAKDLTITPGANDGLPVDLTWSPLVLDGETGVAAGRELLSKYISGYNTTVTVRTHEGTIPGLPKLGKALSKLGLEIQIPRVPVPHAPGAGDDPDDDQKGFIQGATMHLWSSTAEFTLSSPFPNTTIDITSVHAQAFYEGDEEVGTIDYRVPFPVPPGISVTPRLPVDLNLGGIGYDALKKALGGTLGLDAVAKVGVQIQHYRDIVFYHGKSIKARVKL